From the bacterium genome, the window CCAAGCTTCGGGACATGTTGGTCGCACAGATCGGCAAGAGCGTTCATATAGAGGTATTGAGTATCGAGAATCCTGACACTGATGCGAGGCTGATCGCTGAGAACATCGCGTCGCAGTTGCTGAGGCGCACATCGTTTAGGCGAGCGATGAAACGAGCTATTGGTTCTGCGCGTCGTGCTGGGGTAGAGGGGATCAAGGTTTCGTGTGCGGGTCGGCTTGGTGGTGCGGAAATGTCTCGGCGGGAGTGGTATTTGGAGGGTCGTTTGCCGCTCCACACTCTTCGTGCTGACATTGACTATGGGTGTGCAGTTTCTCGGACGACTTATGGGGCGATAGGCGTGAAGGTGTGGGTGTTCAAGGGCGAGATCTTGGGCAAGTCCCCCAAGGAGAGGTCTTCCTGATGTTAATGCCGCGCAAGGTCAAGTATCGTAAACGTCAACGTGGTCGGATGAAGGGGAAGGCCTTTCGAGGCAACAGGTTGTCCTTCGGCGAGTATGGTCTTCAGGCGTTGGAGCCTGGCTGGCTAACTGCTCGTCAGATCGAGGCTGCTAGGGTTGCGATGACGCGTAAGATCAAGAGAGGCGGAAGGATCTGGATTCGTGTTTTCCCTGACAAGCCTACGACGGAGAAGCCTGCGGAGACGCGGATGGGCAAGGGCAAGGGTCCTCCCAAGGATTGGGTTGCGCGGGTCTTGCCGGGAAAGATACTCTACGAGATGGAGGGAGTATCAGAGACATTGGCAAAAGAGGCGATTCGGCTGGCATCGCAGAAAATTGGTATTAAGACACGATTTGTGTCCCACGGGATTGTTTTTGACTTAGGAGCTCAGGGGGGAGGAGTTTAATTGATGGTTCGCAAGTCTCAGCTCTGGGCGTTAGCTGCGGAGGAGCTCGGAGGTATGGAGGCCGATTTGAGGCGGGAGCTGTTTAACCTGCGGTTTCAGAAAGCGACGGGACAGATTCAGAATCCGCTTCGGCTGAGGACAGCTCGGCGTGAGCTTTCT encodes:
- the rpsC gene encoding 30S ribosomal protein S3, giving the protein MGQKANPIGLRVGVTRDWDSKWYSKKDYAKYVHEDLAIKRALRAELANAAVSKVRIERQRDSDIRIFIETAFPSRVIGRKGAEVSKLRDMLVAQIGKSVHIEVLSIENPDTDARLIAENIASQLLRRTSFRRAMKRAIGSARRAGVEGIKVSCAGRLGGAEMSRREWYLEGRLPLHTLRADIDYGCAVSRTTYGAIGVKVWVFKGEILGKSPKERSS
- the rplP gene encoding 50S ribosomal protein L16 encodes the protein MLMPRKVKYRKRQRGRMKGKAFRGNRLSFGEYGLQALEPGWLTARQIEAARVAMTRKIKRGGRIWIRVFPDKPTTEKPAETRMGKGKGPPKDWVARVLPGKILYEMEGVSETLAKEAIRLASQKIGIKTRFVSHGIVFDLGAQGGGV
- the rpmC gene encoding 50S ribosomal protein L29 → MVRKSQLWALAAEELGGMEADLRRELFNLRFQKATGQIQNPLRLRTARRELSRVITIRKQKEVTQRDSDGR